In a genomic window of Quercus lobata isolate SW786 chromosome 4, ValleyOak3.0 Primary Assembly, whole genome shotgun sequence:
- the LOC115985769 gene encoding receptor-like protein 7 produces the protein MPPCSALLRFSKSFSLKKFASLSDTSYPKTASWREDKHCCSWDGVECDKNTSHVVGLDLSSSWLMGHIHSNSTLFFLPNLRRLNLADNWFNDSLIPSEFGNFKSLAHLNLSDSIISGQIPFEISQLSSLLSLDLSKNWLLIKAPVWKRVIGNLTQLRELILDTTNMSSIRPNSLMNLSSSLTTLSLQDCDLRGNLKNYILCLPSIQTLDLSLNELLLIEAPVWKRVIGNLTQLRELILDYTNLSSIRPDSLMNLSSSLTTLSLRACDLRGKLENNILCLPSIQTLDLTGNWNLEGSLLKSNWSSTSLNILGLSGRMFSREFLNSIGNLKSLKHLALYDCNFTGSIPAWLGNLTKLTYLDLSSNSFSGLLPSSLFNLPNLSTLSLGNNQFVGPLPSHVSGLNLVDLYLSSNFLNGTLPSWLFSMPSLETLYLYRNQFVGEIGEFKYNSLKDLDLGYNKLHGSIPRSVSRLVNLTSLSLSSNNLSIMLGSEMFSKLKNLQILDLSNNSVSINNNAAYALPNLQELNLSSSNISEFPTFLRLTTNLQSLDLSNNKIYGRVPKWLGDMGMNSLYYVNLHDNLLQGPFPTLNFSSLHFMFFSNNKFTGEIPSFICDAIYLQVLDLSHNNLSGMIPRCLVNSTSLSVLDLRMNSLHGSIPTIFAKGNNFRNINLNGNQLEGSLPQSLVNCIDLEVLDLGNNKINGTFPYWLGSLQKLQILIIRSNRFQGI, from the exons ATGCCACCATGCTCTGCTCTACTCCGTTTTAGTAAGTccttttctcttaaaaaatttgCTTCTCTGTCAGATACTTCTTATCCTAAAACAGCCAGTTGGCGGGAGGATAAGCACTGTTGTAGTTGGGATGGGGTCGAGTGTGACAAAAACACAAGCCATGTGGTTGGCCTGGACCTTAGTTCCAGCTGGCTTATGGGCCACATTCATTCCAACAGTACCCTGTTTTTTCTTCCCAATCTCAGGAGGTTGAACCTCGCTGACAATTGGTTCAATGACTCTCTAATTCCTTCTGAGTTTGGTAACTTTAAGAGTTTGGCTCATCTTAACCTCTCTGATTCCATAATTTCTGGCCAAATCCCGTTTGAAATCTCTCAGTTGTCTTCACTGCTTTCACTTGATCTTTCTAAGAATTGGCTTTTGATCAAAGCACCAGTCTGGAAAAGAGTCATTGGTAACCTAACTCAGTTAAGGGAACTTATTCTGGATACCACAAATATGTCCTCAATTAGACCTAATTCTTTGATGAATCTATCCTCCTCTTTGACAACTCTTAGTCTCCAAGACTGTGACTTGCGGGGAAATCTCAAAAATTACATCCTCTGCCTTCCCAGTATACAAACCCTTGATCTTTCTTTGAATGAGCTATTATTAATCGAAGCTCCAGTATGGAAAAGAGTCATTGGTAACCTAACTCAGTTAAGGGAACTTATTCTGGATTACACAAATCTGTCCTCAATTAGACCTGATTCTTTGATGAATCTATCCTCCTCTTTGACAACTCTTAGTCTCCGTGCGTGTGACTTGCGGGGAAAACTCGAAAATAACATCCTCTGCCTTCCCAGTATACAAACCCTTGATCTAACGGGTAATTGGAACCTTGAAGGTTCTCTTCTAAAGTCTAATTGGAGCTCTACTTCCCTGAATATCTTAGGTCTCTCTGGGAGAATGTTTTCAAGAGAATTCCTTAATTCTATCGGCAACTTGAAGTCCTTGAAGCATTTGGCTCTCTATGATTGCAATTTTACGGGGTCAATTCCAGCATGGCTTGGGAACCTTACAAAACTTACATATTTGGATCTGTCATCTAATAGTTTTAGCG GTCTGTTGCCGTCATCACTATTCAACTTGCCGAATCTCTCAACTTTAAGCCTTGGGAACAATCAATTTGTTGGTCCCCTTCCTAGTCACGTAAGTGGTTTGAATTTAGTTGATCTCTATTTAAGTTCAAATTTCCTAAATGGAACACTGCCATCTTGGTTGTTCAGTATGCCATCTTTGGAGACTTTGTATCTTTATCGTAATCAGTTTGTTGGTGAGATTGGTGAATTCAAGTACAATTCATTGAAGGATCTTGATTTGGGTTATAATAAGCTACATGGCTCTATACCTAGGTCCGTATCTAGACTTGTGAACCTTACTAGCCTATCTCTCTCATCAAATAACTTGAGTATTATGTTGGGGTCTGAAATGTTTTCAAAGCTCAAAAATCTTCAGATTCTTGATTTGTCAAATAACTCAGTTAGCATCAATAATAATGCTGCCTATGCCCTGCCCAATCTTCAGGAATTGAACTTATCTTCCTCCAACATTAGTGAATTCCCAACTTTCTTAAGACTGACAACAAATTTACAATCCTTAGACCTTtccaataacaaaatttatggTCGAGTTCCAAAATGGTTGGGGGATATGGGGATGAATTCATTATATTATGTTAATCTTCATGACAACTTGCTTCAAGGACCATTTCCCACTCTAAATTTTTCAAGTCTGCACTTTATGTTTTTCTCCAATAACAAATTCACTGGAGAAATCCCTTCTTTTATTTGCGATGCAATTTACCTTCAAGTTCTAGACTTGTCTCATAACAACTTAAGCGGTATGATTCCGAGGTGTTTGGTAAACTCTACTTCCCTCTCGGTGTTGGATTTGCGAATGAATAGCCTTCATGGTTCCATCCCTACAATATTTGCCAAAGGAAATAATTTTAGGAATATTAACCTTAATGGCAATCAATTGGAAGGGTCACTGCCGCAATCTTTGGTAAATTGTATAGACTTGGAAGTTCTAGATCTTGGAAACAATAAGATAAATGGAACCTTCCCTTATTGGTTGGGAAGTCTTCAGAAATTGCAAATTCTTATCATAAGATCAAACAGATTTCAAGGCATATAG
- the LOC115985770 gene encoding receptor-like protein 9DC3, protein MMNVNESEVALKYMGENYYQDSLNIMIKGLYIEMERVLNILTSIDFSNNSFRGEMPKIIGRLKSLKGLNFSHNNLIGHIPPSFGNLTNLEWLDLSFNKLGGEIPSQLADLTWLEVLKLSHNQLIGHIPSGTQFNTFNNDSYIENLGLCGFPLSKTCDNHEAKQPPPLTLQQDENLEHENGFGWQAVSIGYACGTIFGMLMGYLMFKIEKPKCLVRMVKLEQHIMLRRLKKKAHKRDGRR, encoded by the coding sequence ATGATGAATGTGAATGAAAGTGAGGTTGCATTGAAATATATGGGAGAAAATTATTATCAAGATTCATTGAATATCATGATCAAAGGGCTATATATTGAGATGGAGAGAGTCCTAAATATCTTAACAAGcattgatttttcaaacaatagtTTCAGAGGAGAGATGCCAAAGATAATTGGAAGGCTTAAATCACTCAAGGGGCTCAACTTTTCTCACAATAACCTTATAGGTCATATTCCACCATCATTTGGAAATTTGACCAATCTTGAATGGTTAGACCTCTCTTTCAACAAGCTCGGTGGGGAGATTCCTAGTCAATTGGCAGATCTAACGTGGCTTGAAGTCTTAAAGCTATCACATAACCAACTCATAGGACACATACCTTCAGGAACTCAATTCAATACATTCAACAATGattcatatattgaaaatttggGATTGTGTGGGTTTCCATTGTCAAAAACATGCGATAACCACGAGGCAAAGCAACCCCCACCATTGACCTTGCAACAAGATGAAAATTTAGAGCATGAAAATGGGTTTGGTTGGCAAGCTGTATCCATAGGTTACGCATGTGGAACAATATTCGGAATGTTAATGGGATATCTTatgtttaaaattgaaaaaccaaaGTGCCTTGTGAGGATGGTCAAATTAGAGCAACATATCATGCTCAGAAGATTGAAGAAGAAGGCTCACAAACGTGATGGAAGAAGATAA
- the LOC115987239 gene encoding uncharacterized protein LOC115987239 has product MQLNVIVGVGINIRPKISSTLDRRYHEIFNEVDSLGTQRHQQNTDQIPIGGQWQLIIKLAGAKRKRAKRSAYAYEARNLQGEVVFCGIRSCATGSIVGAVQEAIVEAAVKAKNLGYQQILMLSNCKKLVQVVDKKRAPDWKERTLMADMSSLQQMGLDCRLIFVSKVILNYVWSLAILATKEPTYYCWPTMEHDVNATYG; this is encoded by the exons atgcaGTTAAATGTGATAGTTGGTGTTGGAATCAATATTAGGCCCAAAATTTCCTCCACCTTGGATCGGAG GTACCATGAAATCTTTAACGAGGTTGATTCACTGGGCACTCAGAGGCATCAGCAAAATACAGACCAAATTCCAATTGGTGGGCAGTGGCAGCTGATCATAAAGTTAGCAggtgcaaaaagaaagagagctaaaAGAAGTGCTTATGCATATGAGGCCAGAAATCTACAAGGAGAAGTGGTGTTTTGTGGTATTAGGAGCTGTGCTACTGGATCTATTGTAGGTGCAGTTCAGGAGGCGATAGTGGAGGCAGCAGTCAAAGCTAAGAACCTTGGATATCAACAAATTTTGATGTTAAGTAATTGCAAAAAGCTAGTTCAAGTAGTGGACAAGAAGCGAGCCCCAGATTGGAAAGAGAGAACTCTCATGGCAGACATGTCCTCCCTACAGCAGATGGGATTAGATTGCAGGCTGATTTTTGTTTCTAAGGTTATCCTTAACTATGTATGGTCGTTAGCTATTTTAGCTACAAAAGAGCCAACTTACTACTGCTGGCCGACTATGGAACATGATGTAAATGCTACTTACGGTTAA